From a single Nostoc edaphicum CCNP1411 genomic region:
- the tsf gene encoding translation elongation factor Ts, whose product MAEISAKLVQELRQKTGAGMMDCKKALKETDGNIEEAIDWLRKKGIASAGKKSDRIAAEGLIDTYIQPGGRVGVLIEVNCQTDFVARNEAFKALVKNLAKQAATADSVESLLAQHYIENESVTVEEFIKQTIATLGENIQVRRFVNFPLAEGTQGVVDSYIHTGGRVGVLVELGSQTESVASNSEFQALARNAAMQVAACPNVEYVSVDQIPTEIAQKEKDIEMGKDDLANKPDNIKEKIVQGRIEKRLKELALLDQPYIRDQSISVEDLVKQVKAQVGEEIQVTRFVRYILGEGIEKQEMSFADEVAAQIGSK is encoded by the coding sequence ATGGCGGAAATATCTGCAAAACTCGTCCAAGAGCTACGCCAAAAAACTGGTGCTGGCATGATGGACTGCAAAAAGGCGCTGAAAGAGACTGATGGCAACATAGAAGAAGCCATAGACTGGCTACGGAAAAAGGGCATCGCTTCGGCGGGGAAGAAAAGCGATCGCATTGCGGCAGAAGGTCTAATAGACACTTACATTCAGCCCGGAGGTCGAGTGGGTGTACTCATAGAAGTTAACTGCCAAACTGACTTTGTTGCTCGTAATGAGGCTTTTAAAGCTTTAGTTAAGAACCTAGCAAAGCAAGCAGCGACCGCTGATAGTGTCGAGTCTTTGTTGGCTCAACATTATATTGAAAATGAAAGCGTGACTGTAGAAGAATTTATCAAGCAAACCATTGCCACCCTTGGTGAAAATATCCAAGTGCGTCGCTTTGTCAACTTTCCCTTAGCAGAGGGCACGCAAGGTGTAGTAGACAGCTACATTCACACTGGCGGTCGAGTTGGTGTGTTGGTAGAACTCGGTTCCCAAACGGAGTCCGTGGCCTCTAACTCAGAGTTCCAAGCCTTGGCACGAAACGCTGCAATGCAAGTTGCGGCTTGCCCAAATGTCGAGTATGTCAGCGTAGACCAAATCCCTACCGAAATTGCTCAAAAAGAAAAAGACATTGAAATGGGCAAGGATGATTTGGCGAACAAGCCAGATAATATCAAAGAAAAGATTGTTCAGGGACGGATTGAAAAACGCCTAAAAGAATTGGCTTTGCTCGATCAACCTTACATTCGCGACCAGAGTATTTCCGTGGAAGACTTGGTAAAGCAAGTGAAGGCGCAGGTAGGCGAAGAAATTCAAGTGACCCGCTTTGTCCGCTATATACTGGGCGAAGGCATTGAAAAGCAAGAAATGAGCTTTGCTGATGAAGTCGCTGCACAAATTGGCAGCAAGTAA